The window GTTGGATTTACAACATTGACTGCAGCAGACTAAAAATCCAAACTAAGCCAGTAAGTGAGAAGCAAACAAGAGCGGGCACGAAAAAATGAACAGCTTGGCTCGCGGCACGAAACAATTAGTGCCAACTGGCGCCGAGCCATCAGGGAAGACGACTCACCATGAATTTTTGCACACTGATGGGGAAGGTTGCAGAGTAGAGCAGGATCTGCCTGTTCTTGGCCAGGAAGCTAATGATATCCTCGATGATCACCACAAAATCCTGAGACAGCAGTTTGTCGGCCTGAGAGGAGGGAGACGATTTTAAAGTCAATACCGAAATTTGAAGAGGAGATTGTGTTCTTTAATAACGTGCACTTACCTCATCCATCACCATCATCTGGACTCGATCCACCTTTGCCACTCCTTTCTTGATCAAATCCAGAATCCTACCCGGTGTTGCAATGACCACATGCACTAATACGGAAAAAGGGAAAAGGCATGGAGCAttccaaacaagcaaacaagtgGAGACGAGAAGAAAATTGCTCACCAGTCTCATCCAGGCGCATGATATCATCTCGTAGGTTGGTTCCCCCGGTGGTGGCCATGACTTTGACTCCTCCCAAGTGTTTGCTGATCTGGATGCAAATCTGGCTCACCTGCAGGGCCAACTCTCGAGTTGGCACAACTACCATTGCTAGGtggtaggggaaaaaaaataataaagtcaaCAATTTTGCAAAACTAACCACAAGCCTGGGATTATTTTAATCTCACCTTGTATGTAGCTCTTTTTAAGATCTATCCTCTCCAGCAATGGGATGAGATAGGCTCCACTTTTTCCGGTTCCATTCTTGGCTCGAGCCAAAATATCTCTTCCAGACAGGGCAATGGGAATACTCTCCTCCTGCAAGAAATGATCAAGTCATTTCACAAACTCTCCATTTAACAATAGCAACCTAGGATTGCAATCTATCACGTATGCTTTTTAAACCATACCTGCACAGGAGACGGCTTCTCCCAGCCCATCTCAAAAATGCCCATCAGAAGCTCTCTTTTCAGACAGTAATCCTCAAATTCATTCCCCTTCGTAGCTGTCACATCCTTGAAAAGACAAAATAGAATGTTGAAGATGTTTTAAGTAAAATGGAAGCTATTTCACTCACCGAGGTTTTGACCCGGGTGTCTTTAGGAGGAAGCTTGAGGCTCTTTTTCCAGTCGTCTCCGAATTTGatgccccctccttcttgggaggCGGCACCTGCTTTCTGTGAGCCACCCATCACTTTTCCTTGAGTTGACGATCCTGGCTGGACTGAAGCTGGTTTGGGCTGTCCTCGGAGCTGCCCATTCTGCTTGTTCAGTCCCATGCCAAGTGGGCCAACATTTTCTGTTCTGGCTGTAGccatgatccttttttttttgtattttctttgcTCTAGTTTTATTTCAGTCCTTCCTTCAAGGTTGTATTTATGCCTTGTAGGTTTTTCTTACTAAAATTAATcttcaaaatgtaaaaaagaTTAATAAAGCATTAACAAACAATAGATTCTTTTAAGTCCACAGCTTAATaagcaatcaatcaatgatATTTACATATAGACACGTACGTGCAGTTTGGTCTCCTTGAACAAGAGTGACCGAcgtacagggggaaaaaaacaaaaacttttttttatacacaagAAACTCTTCAAAATGAAGAGATGTTTGCATGAATACACTTGCTCACAATATAGAAAAATTATATGCGAACAAGTATTAAATGTGGCTCAAGTCCTGAAATAGAACAACTAAGGCAATCTCTGTACTGGGGGGGAATAATTTTGTCAATGTAGTCTTTGTTCAGTATATTTGATTTTTACACTGAATAGTGCTTCCTGTCTTCAGTTCACCGAGTGCACTTGGTGTCCCTTtttgaggggggcggggggacgGATGTCCAACTCTGTACaagtttttccccccaaaatcatATATACTAAGATTATTTCCACCAGATAGGTATCACATGAACAAGGGGGAGATTTAGTCCAAAGCCAAAAAGCTTTCAACTCCTGGACACCACACGTCTGGAGGTCAAAGAGTCACCAGCGGGAGTGTGACCGTGTTCAAGGGGCTTCCCATTCAAAGCCAGCCAACAACTCAAATGAGTCACCTGAAAGATGTCGAAACAGAAGAATTTGGAAAATGCAAACCACATTAATTAGCACAGAAAAAAGTTTCCAACTCAACTGaggcaaaatatttattttaagaagCGTTAAATTTGTGTTAATTAAACAAATTGTCGTTACATGCTCCGTTGACGCAAATAAACTAATCGCATGATGAGTTAACTTGGTTATCAAGCTAACCAGTGCCGATGTTAGCTTAGGACAAATTTGGGCTTTTGAAAGAAGACTTTATGGAATACGGGTCGAATTATATGTTTCCATCTGTACGATGTCGTTTTGAGGTAAATGTTGCGTTGCTAACTGCTTCAGCGAAAGCAATCAAATGTCCCGCAAGTCATCTAAATTCGCACACAGTGCTAAAGTTAGCTATGAGCTAAGCAGCTTGTAACAACTGCTGTTTTTTGAAGAAAACGGCTCGCAAACAGTACAACACTCACCTCAGTTCGCTGTTATTCTAAAGCAAACGCTGCATTTCCCGTTGCTCCCAAACATCTATTTGATCATCACTTTTGATCACTGAAATGTACTTCAAATAAATCGCGTCTATTGTTTTTCCCTTTAAATCAACATGGTCGccttcttcttcgtcttctcTTCCTCGTCGTCTTGCTCCTGCTTCTATTTATCCTATGGGAAAGAGGGACGCTACTGACATCTACTGTCAGAGATGGGTACTGCAACAAGGAAGCATATTAGGGGAAAACAACggtacaaaacacaaaaatgaaCGT of the Syngnathus typhle isolate RoL2023-S1 ecotype Sweden linkage group LG20, RoL_Styp_1.0, whole genome shotgun sequence genome contains:
- the LOC133144398 gene encoding probable ATP-dependent RNA helicase ddx6, producing the protein MATARTENVGPLGMGLNKQNGQLRGQPKPASVQPGSSTQGKVMGGSQKAGAASQEGGGIKFGDDWKKSLKLPPKDTRVKTSDVTATKGNEFEDYCLKRELLMGIFEMGWEKPSPVQEESIPIALSGRDILARAKNGTGKSGAYLIPLLERIDLKKSYIQAMVVVPTRELALQVSQICIQISKHLGGVKVMATTGGTNLRDDIMRLDETVHVVIATPGRILDLIKKGVAKVDRVQMMVMDEADKLLSQDFVVIIEDIISFLAKNRQILLYSATFPISVQKFMAKHLQKPYEINLMEELTLKGITQYYAYVTERQKVHCLNTLFSRLQINQSIIFCNSTQRVELLAKKITQLGYSCFYIHAKMMQEYRNRVFHDFRNGLCRNLVCTDLFTRGIDIQAVNVVINFDFPRNAETYLHRIGRSGRFGHFGLAINLITSEDRFNLKTIEDQLVTDIKPIPGSIDKSLYVAEFHSSSDDCEVEEVQERSVLQQDGST